Below is a genomic region from Penaeus monodon isolate SGIC_2016 unplaced genomic scaffold, NSTDA_Pmon_1 PmonScaffold_19734, whole genome shotgun sequence.
tgacattggttgcggtttgggtttggggttttctcAAGGTCACGATTACgtccggtcactgacctactttacATTCAGTCGGTGTGAGGGttttcgattttgtccacctacattatcgctgctttcactctcgataaggttgtgttggttatgctgtgatcattaatctatgtcatcgGTCGCCTACATtggagggatactcgtctgtagaacatcatttgtttcattatttctcttatgatgcgtcatgtacgaacataaaatgcacatgtgaaagtaggttaatgatttccgggtattgattatgttgttgtggacattggttgcggtttgcggtttgtggtttcgcaaggtcactgattacgtcacggtcactgacctactttcacattcatgtacgtacatgaaagtgGAGCGATTTTGTCGTATTTACCACTACtgtcgagtaaaggggacatgtgttcttccctctctgtataccttgcgggagggagtggcaagtccatgtgatgaacttaacacctgcccctttgtctGTTGATAGTGGTGTCATattaatagattgtgaggtcacggatctcctgatagctgagtttgaactgcctgcgtcagctttctctggcgttgtttcttccacgtcccccgattcagctaacccattctctgcagcattagcaaaagctatgcagtggccattcgcatttagcgagggtaaggaTACAGGCAAGTTGCTAAATCAATACCCCGACATTTTACCGACCAAgaccgtccgttaggcagaacgcacatggtagagcactctattactctagaacctggagctaagcctgtgtatattcccGGATACAAGATTCCAcacagcaggcgtcagattctagaagaggaagtgcgcggtatgctgcaacaagggctgattcaaccttcgactagcccatggtcagcgccgatgctgctggtgccgaagcgtcagcaTGGGTTTCGTTctgtttgcgattttcggcgcctgaacaaggcgtcaccttttcctattcctaaccttcgtcagACCTTGCAAGACATTgtggaaagagtaaggtcttctcctctattgatctggcgaaaggtttccttcaggtccccctggcagaggacagccgACACTGCATACTTGACACATGTGGGTCACTTTGGgttcctggtgtcacctatgggtctcaggaactCTCCTCTGACGTTTAGTCCTCTTATGGCTCTCCtcctgcagggtttaattaatgatcaggtgctagtGTATTTAGACaacattttggtttgttcaccttcgaCCAAGGACCATGAAGCGCGGTTGCGCAGTTTTTCAGCAACTTTCGGATGTgggtttaacaattaatccggccaagtgtaaattcttccagtcgcgtttagatttcctaggtcattctgttagtgctgcaggtattgcccctaacgaggccaaggtaaaagctgtcagtatgttccccattccctctgatgcaacacaggtaaagtcgttcctggggttagcaggtttttatagaccATTCATCaaggattttgggaggatcgctgcaccgttgacacacctcaagaaagatgtcccctggcactggggcgaggagcaggtcaaTGCATCTTCAAAGTTACAATATTATTTATTGcacgctcccgttcttgcatttccgaggtttgatctccccttcattctccacagAGACACGTCGAATGTTGGGTtaggagccgttttaatgcaggagcacgaagggaatctgcgtcctatcgggtttgctagtagggttctcaatagtgcagagaaaaattactcggtcaccaatagggagatgttggcgattgtatgggctcttaagtactccagagatattatactggggtacaaggtcatggttcacacagaccacatgccgctcacgtcgcttaatggtaatgatccgtatggtcgtagggcacATTACCAGGATATGctgggcgatttcgatgtgacttttgtgtatattcagggtCGCGCAAATGTCGTCACTGACACGCTGTCACGCGCAccaatcgaaaactcgcaatctttgaggcgggacgacgctgctgattttcccctttcatttagcTTGCTttcgtcagctgttgtgaatagtgctacacaggttcctcccttggaaccgctgaataaagatgagctatatgctgcccagcgtgcCGACAAAATTCACGGCCAGATCATTTgagccttagccaagggcacGGCAGTTCCCAAGTTTAAGGGGTTGCCggttaaggaattttttcttgacgacacgggagttatttcggagatcccagccgaagcaaattatgggtcgcagacggATCGTCCAACAGGTCATGGTGGTGCCGGAAAGTTTAGTCCCGCGTGTGCtgaagtatgctcatgaataccATGAGGCAGCGCAATGTGATGCAGGTGAACGTTTTGCTGTTctgtccacaggctaatggcattacggaacgtttaaacagatccattctcaccattttgtggcaactggtggacgacagcaaggacgattgggacgttcttctccccaccgtccagtcggccatcaattctacctatcactcttccctgggcgatagtccgcactttcttctcacgggacaAGACAAGCGGCTGCCATACAAACTTCTGGAAATGAGGCCAcgtcccctctatgcggacaactatgctgagtatttctcggcagcagcgagcgtttcagcaaacaaaggcgttcctgaccaggtctcatgacagaataattgagtaccagcataagaaaactcatgctcatactactatttggcctaagcttagtccgttatttgtgggtccctacggagttgtggcagtaaagaacaacaaggcagagtgtAAGTCTGTTGCTGATGgcagtggttccattttgacgtcctgaagctggctgatcagtattatcagtgtcaggaatcatgattgtcctctcattggtcatccttgctttgatacatcatccttttctcctttacttgcactagtcctTGAGTGTTAGCGAGttcgtcaggtatatgtgttactcccgtaGAGTTTGTTCTATCTCTAATATTAGCTGCGACtgcatgctattacctgcaccgctcattcAAGGACggaccattatcatcctattccttttctcttgtaactggttattgatatattctttatgctggtcgtgtgagtggtgagtgacatttggctctcccttccaggatgctgtcgtCCATACTCCTCATGGGAGGAAATCGCATCGCCTGCCGCATAACGTGAAGGACGCCCCTGGGGCTATGACTGAGGACCTTGGGAAGGCTTTCCCTATAACAAACCATGTGGAGGCTCGGTTCTCActattgccactccgcaacgcgtccaagctcatgctataccacagggaccagttaatttctcttcgtgacaaccctaccatagatccttctcttaatgcacatgacattcgcctattcaatcgtatcttatcatcgacgattgcagagttgaattctttcATAGGGCCTCTCAATCCTACTTTTcggatgacgacactcttacatccgaattcaggaagtataaggaaagcttatcgtctgtagttcacagttttgactcgtctgctcatgctgtcaacacgcttgagcacaacgttcaggaattagcttctgatttttaggctgtgcgaggtaaggtcggtcagattgtaggcacagtaaacaaggtttctcatcttaactcattaactttaacaattttttcatatcaaagcacagtaaacaaaaatacacggtgattgaatagtttggcaacagccctcattcgtgcggcgcacagagaggtgtcgcctgacgtgatttcgcctgttgacatgggcgcggtacttcagagggtatcttcattttctgtcaagactctcttccctttaagacaacgcactcggttttacgctagcctgaGGTCTTTGCTCACGGACTCagggctgtctgttattattccagtgcgtctttctactatctttagggcgtaccgcatacaccccttcccacacaaaacaaacagttcatattacatggttcatgtgcctcacacatttattcttagagagttaggtcatgctctatccttcccttcctctgacttcttagattcctgtttgaagcctaccaaggacacatttgtgtgcttttcttcacctttaccttcatgtcttcagactccatcttgtgctcgtgctcttgtttctggtggcctgatcacctcactctgttcctttgaGGAGGTGAgcgatcaactctcgcctttcataCTCAACCTTTCACAGGCGACACTGCTCTATTTCTATCAGTCAACAGCagccacaattgcttgcgaggagcttcagccagataggttattgcagggaacctttgtcctgcctcatcactgtgggttgcgttctctgtcattaaaagtttaggcaatcaagtccttcgtcaTGGACGtcgctgcagatcctatagcaattaggccggcgctcctaaccttgccgacaatcaacgtcacgatCCCAGAGCTGCATCTATGGGGCATTAGTAAGAttcaggacgcggacgtcgggttgatgtcagactttcacataaactgCATCTACCCTGTTTATGTCACCTTGTTAGGCATGTtcctcctcttattagtgtttggcaTGTGCTATGCGAGGGCGTATCGGATGCACACGAAGGAGGATCGTATTGGTAGTAAGGCCATCGAGCGTGCTTCCTTgtgtcccccatatcacggacctatccttgtacacCA
It encodes:
- the LOC119569913 gene encoding uncharacterized protein LOC119569913, giving the protein RTADTAYLTHVGHFGFLVSPMGLRNSPLTFSPLMALLLQGLINDQVLVYLDNILVCSPSTKDHEARLRSFSATFGCMFLLLLVFGMCYARAYRMHTKEDRIGSKAIERASLCPPYHGPILVHHNVHKH